A window from Candidatus Gracilibacteria bacterium encodes these proteins:
- a CDS encoding small multi-drug export protein has translation MPFSELIQVIPDPIIVFFMAMLPITELQGAIIFGVTVLDMNPWVAFVAGTTGCITMASFLLVFLESIALVLRKHFKIFDRFFDWLFKRTQLKYSKGISELGHLALFTYIAIPTPGSGGWTGALIAFVFGIPRKKAALIMTAGLIVTGLLVMFGTEGVLLLVKAKS, from the coding sequence ATGCCTTTTTCTGAACTCATTCAAGTCATCCCGGACCCCATTATTGTGTTCTTTATGGCCATGCTCCCCATCACAGAGTTGCAAGGAGCTATCATATTTGGCGTAACGGTTTTGGACATGAACCCCTGGGTCGCCTTTGTGGCGGGCACGACCGGCTGCATCACCATGGCCTCGTTCTTGCTGGTGTTTTTAGAATCCATCGCCTTAGTCCTTCGAAAACACTTCAAAATCTTTGACCGTTTCTTCGACTGGCTCTTTAAAAGAACTCAACTTAAATATTCCAAAGGGATCAGTGAGCTTGGCCACCTAGCCCTCTTCACATACATTGCCATCCCCACCCCAGGAAGCGGCGGTTGGACCGGCGCCCTCATCGCCTTCGTCTTTGGCATCCCCCGCAAAAAAGCCGCGCTCATCATGACCGCAGGACTTATTGTAACCGGCCTCCTTGTAATGTTTGGAACGGAAGGAGTGCTGTTGTTGGTGAAAGCTAAATCTTAA
- the rsmH gene encoding 16S rRNA (cytosine(1402)-N(4))-methyltransferase RsmH → MQKTYSGTETAHQPVLLKETLEHLSLKPGQVAVDCTLGLGGHASEILKAIGPKGFLYAFERDERNLKLAEKRLSAIGKNFKIFHDSFSSLKDRLRGEGVSLVDAILFDLGLSSPHVDDADRGFSFLKEGPLDMRFDASSGKTAADLLNSSTEEELADIFYHYGEERFSRKLAKAVVLDRKKEPFHSTTQFAAFVERVLGRGKPGYHRATQIFQALRIAVNEELMALELGLNQAIELLAPHGRVVVLSYHSLEDRFVKQTFKQLATDLRDPNDIYGRRVLRSKSLSLLNKKPIRPSDEEVKSNSRARSALLRAAQKS, encoded by the coding sequence GTGCAAAAAACTTATTCAGGCACAGAAACCGCTCATCAGCCCGTCCTCCTCAAAGAGACGCTGGAGCATCTGAGCTTGAAACCGGGGCAGGTTGCCGTGGATTGCACGCTTGGACTTGGAGGCCACGCCAGCGAGATCTTAAAAGCCATTGGGCCAAAAGGATTTCTCTACGCCTTCGAGCGAGATGAAAGAAACTTGAAGCTTGCTGAAAAGCGGCTCTCAGCCATCGGAAAGAATTTTAAAATCTTTCACGATTCGTTCAGTTCTTTGAAAGATCGGCTCAGGGGGGAAGGGGTATCTCTCGTAGATGCTATTCTCTTTGATCTTGGACTCTCGTCCCCACATGTGGACGACGCCGACCGCGGTTTTTCTTTCTTAAAGGAAGGACCGCTCGACATGCGCTTTGATGCTTCAAGCGGTAAAACCGCTGCTGACCTGCTCAACTCTTCAACCGAAGAAGAGCTGGCCGACATCTTCTACCATTATGGTGAAGAACGGTTCTCCCGTAAGCTCGCCAAAGCCGTGGTCCTCGATCGTAAAAAGGAACCTTTCCACTCAACTACGCAGTTCGCGGCCTTTGTAGAGCGCGTGCTGGGAAGAGGGAAGCCCGGGTATCACCGAGCAACTCAAATCTTTCAAGCGCTTCGCATTGCCGTCAATGAGGAACTTATGGCCCTGGAGCTTGGTCTCAATCAAGCGATTGAGCTTTTAGCTCCTCACGGACGCGTGGTTGTGCTCAGTTACCACTCTCTTGAAGATCGCTTTGTTAAGCAGACCTTCAAGCAACTCGCCACAGACCTCCGCGATCCGAATGACATCTATGGCCGTAGAGTCCTAAGGTCGAAGAGCCTTTCCCTCCTGAATAAAAAGCCGATCCGACCTTCCGATGAGGAGGTCAAATCTAATTCCCGTGCTCGCAGCGCTTTGCTCCGAGCGGCACAAAAATCTTAA
- a CDS encoding class I fructose-bisphosphate aldolase, with the protein MNLELLKQTAQAMVAPGKGVLAIDESTGTCKKRFEALGVECSEETRREYRELLVTAPEIEQAISGMILYDETLRQSTKDGRRFVDVLKEKGMIPGIKVDTGAKDLALHSGEQVTEGLDGLRERLAEYHALGAQFAKWRAVINISDSLPSRACIKANAHALARYAALCQEADIVPMVEPEMMMEGSHSIERAYEVTAQVLRVLFEELAEQGVALEGTLLKVSMVLAGKDAAVQSSEQEVAMQTVKCLKENVPANIAGVVFLSGGQSDAKSTVHLNLMHQLGETLPWPLSFSYGRGIQQPALKAWAANRAGTAEAQKLLLHRARMNGLAAQGKYSLELEQTV; encoded by the coding sequence ATGAATTTAGAACTGCTCAAACAAACCGCTCAAGCCATGGTCGCTCCCGGTAAAGGAGTTTTGGCCATTGATGAAAGTACCGGCACTTGTAAAAAGCGCTTTGAGGCGCTTGGGGTGGAGTGCAGTGAGGAAACACGCAGAGAATACCGTGAGCTTTTGGTGACCGCGCCTGAGATTGAACAGGCCATCAGTGGAATGATTTTGTATGATGAAACGCTTCGTCAATCCACCAAGGATGGGCGCCGTTTTGTGGATGTTTTGAAAGAGAAAGGGATGATTCCGGGGATTAAAGTGGATACGGGGGCCAAGGATTTGGCTCTGCACAGTGGCGAACAAGTCACCGAGGGTCTCGATGGCCTACGGGAAAGGTTGGCCGAATACCACGCGCTGGGGGCTCAGTTTGCCAAGTGGCGAGCGGTGATCAATATCAGTGATTCTTTGCCGAGCCGTGCATGCATCAAGGCCAATGCTCATGCACTGGCTCGTTATGCGGCGCTTTGCCAAGAAGCGGACATTGTTCCCATGGTGGAGCCCGAAATGATGATGGAGGGATCTCACAGCATTGAGCGGGCGTATGAAGTCACAGCGCAGGTTTTAAGAGTTTTGTTTGAAGAACTTGCCGAGCAAGGCGTGGCGTTGGAGGGAACACTGTTGAAAGTGAGTATGGTGCTCGCCGGTAAAGATGCGGCAGTGCAATCGAGTGAGCAAGAAGTGGCGATGCAAACCGTGAAATGTCTCAAAGAAAATGTGCCCGCGAACATTGCTGGAGTGGTCTTTTTGTCCGGTGGACAGAGCGATGCAAAATCCACAGTGCATCTCAATCTAATGCATCAGCTGGGGGAAACTTTGCCTTGGCCCTTGAGTTTTTCTTACGGAAGAGGAATTCAGCAGCCGGCCCTCAAAGCATGGGCTGCAAATAGAGCGGGCACCGCGGAAGCACAAAAACTTTTGTTGCATCGTGCTCGCATGAATGGTCTCGCGGCGCAAGGAAAATACTCCTTGGAACTTGAGCAAACGGTTTAA
- a CDS encoding class 1 fructose-bisphosphatase codes for MFLLEFLNQKNLHTSLVELLVELSRAAEEISTSIIHASTKKAGSINASGEEQIAMDILANDILVRTVKTNPFVVGYCSEEIDGYEQASEEGLYSVFFDPLDGSSLFDTNFSVGTIIGIYEGAEVLGRTPRGQVAALYTVYGPRTTMMLTVGQGVHEFLLTEEGWELATEQVELRGTKKYFAPGNLRAAHERKDYLELVNTYIQEQYTLRYSGGMVPDLNHIFKKGSGIFMYPGMPSAPEGKLRLLYECGPMAFLVEQAGGASSDGKGSILDTEIRDYHQRSPVFLGTQTEVEKCVMALANALGVV; via the coding sequence ATGTTCCTTCTTGAATTTCTCAATCAAAAGAATCTTCACACTTCTTTAGTGGAGTTGCTGGTGGAACTCAGCCGGGCTGCGGAAGAAATCTCCACTTCCATCATTCATGCCAGCACAAAAAAAGCGGGGAGCATCAATGCTTCGGGGGAGGAGCAAATTGCCATGGATATTTTGGCGAATGATATTTTGGTACGAACGGTAAAAACCAATCCTTTTGTGGTGGGATACTGCAGCGAGGAAATAGATGGATACGAACAGGCGAGTGAGGAAGGGCTTTACAGTGTGTTTTTTGATCCGCTCGATGGGTCCAGTTTGTTCGACACCAATTTTTCAGTGGGAACGATTATTGGAATTTATGAAGGAGCCGAGGTGCTTGGACGAACGCCAAGAGGACAGGTTGCGGCCTTGTACACGGTTTACGGTCCCCGCACCACCATGATGCTTACGGTTGGGCAAGGGGTGCACGAATTTTTACTGACAGAAGAGGGTTGGGAGCTGGCGACGGAACAGGTGGAACTCCGCGGTACTAAAAAATACTTTGCACCAGGCAATTTGCGTGCCGCGCATGAGCGAAAAGACTACCTGGAATTGGTGAACACCTACATCCAGGAACAATACACCCTTAGGTACAGTGGAGGAATGGTCCCGGATCTCAATCATATTTTCAAGAAAGGCAGCGGAATATTCATGTATCCGGGTATGCCCAGTGCACCCGAGGGCAAGCTTCGACTTCTTTATGAATGTGGTCCCATGGCATTTCTTGTGGAACAGGCGGGTGGGGCGAGCAGTGATGGAAAGGGATCCATTCTGGATACGGAAATTCGGGATTATCATCAGCGAAGCCCGGTCTTTTTGGGGACTCAAACAGAGGTAGAGAAGTGCGTAATGGCTCTGGCCAATGCTTTGTGAGTGGTGTAG
- a CDS encoding sigma-70 family RNA polymerase sigma factor: protein MSLSASSNFDIDAAVLAAQEGDKDAFAQLYDRFFEPIYRYVYFRVAASEVDDLVEIVFIKAWMNLEKYEKRDVNFSAWLFKIAHNAVIDHRRSHRPLFEVKEEIADESDKSAPKELTEKNMLSQTIRLAVDELKEPYKQVVTLKFLLGLSNPEIAEIMNEREGNIRVIQFRALKELKGILNKKGLEQESL from the coding sequence ATGTCCTTGTCCGCATCTTCCAATTTTGACATTGATGCCGCGGTACTTGCTGCTCAAGAGGGCGATAAAGATGCCTTCGCGCAGCTCTATGACCGCTTCTTTGAGCCTATTTATAGGTATGTTTATTTTCGAGTGGCGGCGAGCGAAGTGGATGATTTGGTGGAAATCGTTTTTATAAAAGCATGGATGAACTTGGAGAAATACGAAAAGCGAGATGTGAATTTTTCGGCATGGCTTTTCAAGATTGCTCACAATGCGGTGATTGATCATCGCCGTTCGCATCGCCCTCTTTTTGAGGTGAAGGAAGAAATTGCGGATGAGTCCGATAAATCGGCCCCAAAGGAATTGACCGAAAAGAATATGCTTTCTCAGACCATTCGTTTGGCGGTGGATGAACTTAAGGAGCCTTATAAACAAGTGGTGACACTTAAGTTTTTGCTTGGACTTTCCAATCCCGAGATCGCCGAAATCATGAATGAACGGGAGGGAAATATTCGCGTGATTCAATTCCGTGCCCTTAAGGAATTGAAAGGCATTCTCAATAAAAAGGGCTTGGAGCAAGAATCCTTGTAA
- a CDS encoding DUF5667 domain-containing protein, translating to MDPNQIENAKKRIWNQMSSKLPDRGLGLYQSVLSDVRSIAVPQVSRLKRVQSKENLLNLLPDRASSGFAFKRVWGLGSLFLVFSFLFMPILQSPPVASADSNNRLEVVEGQVLVNGEMAMESQILEEGDRIETLEGAVAHLYFVDDSRMTLAPETVVDIVDTHVNPENRADTQVSVQQEKGRAWVQVLNLVSQDSYFLVSFPDGFVQVDSRASFDLELAQDTRISIARNLVELRVEGESMSYAGTLGQGAEILLAQGLVETQSIPAEREEDLWWDFNDAYGRTYAQVLDDQYKQETSLHATILPTHPLYFLKTFREDLQVSLALTSGAREELLVQQAEARLTEAQILMAKGEPEAAEEALNEYHNTVQDSLENSDNTVLLAKVELTQKQSLAAAQVDPSSTLLEDHLLSSSALLSSSLEGKTELKMFSASQKLARVPDLIANGKFDQALDELLAYQTSSLSILTELEQVPMEERQGIVSKLLDQKLEDIKLLRVIASMPEVSGALDLDTQLVEQLSMMVLSLKEQQLSDLSNFFENTDYDLSVQYSVYARLKNDTEIDEKLTEQFETVENEIQNSIDGEVSPVIEIEESVSDPEPASEEVLVPHTDEAQE from the coding sequence ATGGATCCCAATCAAATAGAAAACGCAAAAAAACGAATTTGGAATCAAATGTCCTCCAAACTTCCTGATCGGGGGCTTGGGCTCTATCAATCGGTGCTTTCGGATGTTCGTTCCATTGCTGTTCCTCAGGTCTCTCGGCTCAAAAGAGTGCAGAGTAAAGAAAACCTGTTGAACCTTTTGCCAGATCGAGCTTCTTCCGGATTCGCGTTCAAGCGAGTGTGGGGACTTGGATCGTTGTTTTTGGTCTTTTCGTTTTTATTTATGCCCATTTTGCAGAGCCCTCCCGTGGCTTCCGCCGACAGCAACAATCGACTTGAAGTGGTGGAAGGGCAGGTTCTTGTGAATGGGGAGATGGCCATGGAAAGCCAAATTCTTGAAGAAGGAGACCGCATCGAGACTTTGGAGGGAGCGGTGGCTCATCTCTATTTTGTGGACGACAGCCGTATGACTTTGGCACCCGAAACGGTAGTGGACATCGTGGACACTCATGTGAACCCCGAGAATCGTGCAGACACTCAGGTTTCGGTGCAACAAGAAAAGGGAAGAGCTTGGGTTCAAGTTCTCAATTTGGTTTCTCAGGATTCTTACTTTTTGGTTTCGTTCCCGGATGGCTTTGTTCAAGTGGATAGTCGTGCCAGTTTTGATTTGGAGCTTGCTCAAGATACTCGCATTTCGATTGCACGAAATCTCGTGGAACTCAGGGTGGAGGGAGAGAGCATGTCTTACGCCGGAACTTTGGGGCAGGGGGCCGAAATCTTGCTTGCGCAGGGGCTTGTGGAGACGCAGTCCATCCCTGCAGAACGAGAAGAAGACCTGTGGTGGGATTTTAATGACGCCTACGGAAGAACTTATGCTCAGGTTTTAGATGATCAATACAAACAAGAAACCTCCTTGCATGCCACCATTCTCCCCACGCACCCGCTCTACTTTTTAAAGACTTTCCGTGAAGATCTTCAAGTTTCTTTGGCGCTCACTTCCGGTGCGCGCGAGGAGCTTTTGGTTCAACAGGCGGAGGCCCGTCTCACCGAAGCGCAAATTCTTATGGCCAAGGGTGAGCCCGAGGCCGCTGAAGAGGCGCTCAATGAGTACCACAATACCGTGCAAGATTCTTTGGAAAATTCAGACAATACCGTTTTGTTGGCCAAGGTGGAACTCACTCAAAAACAGTCTCTCGCGGCGGCTCAAGTGGATCCATCCTCCACCCTTTTGGAGGATCATTTACTGTCTTCCTCCGCATTGCTTTCTTCTAGCTTGGAAGGAAAAACAGAGCTCAAAATGTTCTCGGCTTCTCAAAAACTGGCGCGAGTTCCCGACCTCATTGCCAATGGAAAGTTTGATCAAGCTTTGGATGAACTCCTGGCGTACCAAACCAGCTCTCTTTCCATTCTTACGGAGCTTGAACAAGTTCCAATGGAAGAACGACAAGGAATTGTCTCTAAACTTTTGGATCAAAAACTGGAGGACATTAAATTGCTTCGTGTGATCGCGAGTATGCCGGAGGTTTCCGGAGCTTTGGATTTGGACACTCAACTTGTGGAGCAACTCAGCATGATGGTGCTCTCTCTTAAAGAGCAGCAACTCTCCGACCTTTCCAATTTCTTTGAAAATACCGACTACGATTTGAGCGTTCAATACAGTGTTTATGCTCGTCTTAAAAATGACACGGAAATCGATGAAAAACTGACCGAACAATTTGAGACGGTGGAGAATGAAATTCAAAATTCCATCGATGGGGAGGTGTCTCCCGTGATCGAAATTGAAGAGTCGGTTTCGGATCCTGAGCCTGCTTCTGAGGAAGTTTTAGTCCCCCATACCGACGAGGCCCAAGAGTAA
- the mraY gene encoding phospho-N-acetylmuramoyl-pentapeptide-transferase yields MFGNYFPITETVRQLILIVGSGFLAFLIAFVFAEPLVRLLTRLKMGKNIRTVASDGGNADLYHALHHKKAGTPTMGGILIWGSALVTILLSRGLSYLGIFEHSLLSRKETYLAIFTMGTVAVLGILDDLFNIKGWGKSKGLNIKPKFFWLTVLALLGGLWFYYKLGYNEIHIPGVGDFVLGLWYIPLFVFIITATANSVNFTDGLDGLAGGLIIIAFGAYAGLSYAHGLMILSAFCAVIVGATLAFLWFNIPPARFYMGDTGSAALGATLGVIAMLTNTVLILPFIGFIFVIETLSIILQLSSKKLLKKKIFHIAPLHHHFEHLGWPESQVVMRFWIVGGLFATLGLLLGLVGMGD; encoded by the coding sequence ATGTTTGGTAATTATTTTCCCATTACGGAAACCGTGCGACAGCTCATTTTGATTGTGGGTTCCGGATTTCTAGCCTTTCTCATCGCCTTTGTTTTTGCGGAACCTCTCGTCCGACTCCTCACTCGCTTGAAGATGGGGAAGAACATTCGCACCGTGGCGAGTGATGGAGGCAACGCAGACCTTTACCACGCACTCCATCACAAAAAAGCAGGCACTCCAACCATGGGTGGAATTTTAATTTGGGGCAGCGCTCTCGTCACCATTTTACTTTCTCGCGGACTTTCTTATTTGGGTATATTTGAACACTCCCTGCTGAGTCGAAAGGAAACTTATTTGGCCATATTCACCATGGGCACGGTGGCCGTGCTGGGAATTTTGGATGACCTTTTCAACATCAAAGGTTGGGGAAAAAGCAAAGGGCTCAATATAAAACCAAAATTCTTTTGGCTCACCGTTTTGGCCCTTTTGGGCGGCCTTTGGTTTTACTACAAATTGGGCTACAACGAAATCCATATTCCGGGCGTGGGAGACTTTGTCTTGGGACTTTGGTACATTCCACTCTTTGTTTTCATCATCACCGCCACAGCCAATTCCGTGAACTTTACCGATGGTTTGGACGGCCTCGCAGGCGGACTCATCATCATTGCTTTTGGCGCTTACGCCGGGCTTTCTTACGCACACGGCCTCATGATCCTCTCGGCCTTTTGCGCCGTTATTGTAGGCGCTACTCTGGCCTTTTTGTGGTTCAATATTCCACCCGCAAGATTTTACATGGGAGACACCGGTTCTGCTGCGCTGGGGGCAACTTTGGGCGTCATCGCCATGCTCACCAATACGGTTTTAATCCTCCCCTTCATCGGCTTTATTTTTGTGATTGAAACTTTGTCCATTATTCTACAACTCAGCTCCAAAAAGCTGCTCAAAAAAAAGATCTTTCACATCGCGCCTTTGCACCATCACTTCGAACACCTCGGCTGGCCCGAGTCTCAAGTGGTGATGCGATTCTGGATTGTGGGAGGCCTTTTCGCAACCCTTGGATTACTCTTGGGCCTCGTCGGTATGGGGGACTAA
- a CDS encoding LCP family protein, whose amino-acid sequence MNSFEMRPIKTSKAKSWVKEHLALSVLALILGVFTLKGVIGALAMGNPFSVKQILISAVGRTLETDAYGHSNILLIGVGGEGHDGENLTDTMIVASLDHNQKLVSMISIPRDLYIENEEVGWGTRINSVYEYVLDETEDPVYAMSELQGEVEKLFDIDIHYYAKVDFQGFTEMVDALGGVTVTVEEAIVDESYPAPDGSNAIYEPFYLGAGVQELDGETTLKYVRSRHNTSDFDRARRQQEVLSAMKEKALSLGVLANPNRIKDLYSSISSNFETDLSLSELVSLVGFAEDLTGDSINSAVLSDDATTMGGFLYTPPREENEPYYLIPFAGEMNFEELQLFAQLFLYHPEVYAEKTPLQVLNGTKVESLAGLTKMYLVRYGFTVVNYGNGLDREVKDTQIYSRMEGNENTLELLPSLTFGEINKTLPTQYLPENWPSNGEIIIELGEDFGNFYEDNDELFYIGIYGYTLLMFQSLISLLFASSLSLGGSGVAVQDQWDDKSLLSISSMPTQREEFIAPGSLSGSAILAVDLETQAILFEENPLARVPIASLTKLMTATLILEENDPSAVVTVSANAASTGGSRMGLSAGEQITIRNLLYGLLIESGNDAAMALAEYNAGSEQAFIEKMNSMAKKLGLEDTYYKNANGLDSAGAYSSARDLTALSTHLLKNESIREIVSQKEVSVKGEGGQEHKLLNTNILLGEMGIKGFKTGTTPMAGECLISLAESPEGHEILTIVLGSKNRFGDTRTLVDWIYKAYVW is encoded by the coding sequence ATGAATTCTTTTGAGATGAGACCCATCAAGACCTCCAAAGCCAAATCTTGGGTAAAGGAGCATTTGGCTTTAAGTGTGCTGGCCCTGATTTTGGGGGTTTTCACCTTAAAAGGCGTGATCGGAGCGCTGGCCATGGGAAATCCCTTTTCGGTGAAACAAATCCTCATCTCGGCGGTGGGCCGCACTCTGGAAACCGATGCTTATGGGCACAGCAACATCCTGCTGATTGGAGTGGGCGGTGAAGGTCATGACGGAGAAAACTTAACCGACACCATGATCGTGGCTTCCCTGGACCACAACCAAAAACTGGTTTCCATGATCTCGATTCCACGAGATCTCTATATCGAAAATGAAGAAGTGGGCTGGGGAACGCGCATCAACAGTGTGTATGAATATGTTTTGGATGAAACCGAGGACCCTGTTTACGCCATGTCCGAACTGCAAGGAGAGGTTGAAAAACTTTTTGATATCGACATTCATTACTATGCAAAAGTCGACTTTCAGGGCTTCACAGAAATGGTGGATGCACTGGGGGGAGTAACCGTGACGGTTGAGGAAGCCATCGTGGACGAATCCTACCCTGCCCCGGACGGATCCAATGCCATTTATGAGCCCTTTTATTTGGGGGCGGGCGTACAAGAACTGGACGGTGAAACCACGCTCAAATATGTGCGCAGCCGACACAACACCTCCGACTTCGACAGAGCTCGCCGTCAACAAGAGGTGCTCAGCGCCATGAAGGAAAAGGCCCTGAGCTTGGGTGTACTGGCCAACCCCAATCGAATCAAAGATCTTTACTCCAGCATTTCTTCGAATTTTGAGACCGACCTTTCCCTCAGCGAACTGGTCTCCCTGGTGGGCTTTGCGGAAGACCTCACCGGAGACTCCATCAACTCCGCGGTGCTGAGCGACGATGCCACCACCATGGGTGGATTTTTATACACCCCCCCTCGGGAAGAAAATGAACCCTACTACCTCATTCCTTTTGCGGGAGAAATGAATTTTGAAGAGCTCCAACTTTTTGCACAGCTGTTCTTGTACCATCCGGAGGTTTATGCCGAAAAAACACCACTCCAGGTGCTCAACGGGACAAAAGTGGAAAGCCTGGCCGGACTCACTAAAATGTATTTGGTTCGCTATGGATTCACTGTGGTGAATTATGGGAACGGATTGGATCGGGAGGTGAAGGACACTCAAATTTATTCAAGGATGGAGGGCAATGAAAATACGCTGGAGCTCCTCCCCTCACTCACTTTTGGTGAAATCAACAAAACACTTCCCACTCAATATTTGCCTGAAAACTGGCCGAGCAACGGTGAAATCATCATTGAACTGGGCGAAGACTTTGGAAACTTTTACGAAGACAACGACGAACTTTTCTACATCGGGATATACTGATATACTCTGCTCATGTTTCAAAGCCTTATTTCTCTTCTCTTCGCCAGCAGCCTCAGTCTTGGGGGTTCCGGAGTTGCTGTTCAAGACCAATGGGATGACAAAAGTCTCCTTTCTATTTCTTCCATGCCCACTCAGCGAGAAGAGTTCATTGCCCCAGGCTCCCTGAGCGGATCAGCTATTTTGGCGGTGGACCTGGAAACGCAAGCCATACTCTTTGAAGAAAATCCTTTGGCTAGAGTGCCTATCGCCAGCCTCACCAAATTGATGACCGCCACACTTATTTTAGAAGAGAACGATCCCAGCGCCGTGGTGACCGTGAGTGCAAATGCAGCAAGCACCGGGGGGTCACGCATGGGCCTGAGTGCAGGAGAACAAATCACCATTAGAAATTTACTCTACGGACTTTTGATTGAATCCGGAAACGACGCCGCCATGGCCCTGGCCGAATACAATGCCGGAAGCGAGCAGGCCTTCATCGAAAAAATGAACAGTATGGCAAAAAAACTCGGACTGGAAGACACCTATTATAAAAATGCAAACGGATTGGACAGCGCTGGCGCCTATTCCAGTGCAAGGGATCTCACCGCACTCAGCACGCACCTACTAAAGAACGAGAGTATACGGGAAATTGTAAGCCAAAAAGAAGTCTCGGTGAAGGGTGAGGGCGGACAAGAACACAAACTGCTCAACACCAATATTTTGCTTGGAGAAATGGGGATCAAAGGGTTCAAAACGGGAACCACCCCAATGGCCGGAGAATGCTTGATCAGTTTGGCTGAAAGTCCGGAGGGCCACGAAATCCTCACCATCGTGCTGGGAAGTAAAAACCGTTTCGGCGACACAAGAACTTTAGTCGATTGGATTTATAAAGCCTATGTTTGGTAA
- a CDS encoding TspO/MBR family protein, translating into MDEITYYTELIKPLWAPPSWLFGPVWTVLYVLIFISFGFVFYKAFTRKIPRWVALPFLLNLIFNLSFTPIQFGLENNILASIDILLVLGTLIWAFVAVWPRFRWVVYANIPYLLWGSFATVLQLTITYLNR; encoded by the coding sequence ATGGATGAAATCACTTATTACACGGAATTGATAAAGCCGCTCTGGGCGCCACCAAGCTGGCTATTTGGGCCGGTGTGGACCGTTTTATATGTACTCATTTTCATTTCATTTGGATTTGTATTTTACAAAGCCTTTACCCGAAAAATCCCACGATGGGTTGCCCTCCCCTTTTTGCTCAATCTGATCTTCAATCTCAGCTTCACGCCCATTCAGTTTGGGCTGGAAAACAATATTCTGGCCTCCATAGATATTTTGTTGGTTTTGGGGACGCTTATTTGGGCGTTTGTAGCCGTGTGGCCTCGTTTTCGATGGGTTGTGTACGCCAATATCCCCTACCTGCTTTGGGGCAGTTTTGCCACGGTGCTTCAACTCACCATCACCTACCTGAACAGATAA
- a CDS encoding DUF2007 domain-containing protein, with translation MDPYEANICKNHLESEGIPCFLNNEGIIGTNPLLSNAFGGYQLQCKEEDAEKALTIVEQN, from the coding sequence TTGGATCCTTACGAAGCAAACATCTGTAAAAACCACCTCGAATCAGAAGGCATTCCATGCTTCCTCAACAACGAAGGAATAATTGGAACGAACCCATTACTTTCAAATGCATTTGGTGGCTATCAACTGCAATGTAAAGAAGAAGATGCCGAAAAAGCATTAACAATCGTTGAGCAAAATTAA
- a CDS encoding methyltransferase domain-containing protein encodes MKRILEIGPGSNPMHQKHGENLRKLAPNERNLLLEEGEDYTALELPRVAFNHWIWQTAKEAYGDRVHFVHGDGTEMSFEDESFDELVANGSFVGDEKTFAEFHRVLKQGGILRLGTKAQNAQRVVHDWAYRLGKMGFTMVDELTHRYRYTHNKGVIANLRGTDYVVLVFRKES; translated from the coding sequence ATGAAACGAATTTTAGAAATAGGGCCGGGCTCGAATCCAATGCACCAAAAACATGGCGAGAATTTGAGGAAATTAGCACCAAATGAACGCAACTTGTTACTAGAGGAAGGAGAAGATTATACTGCGTTGGAATTACCAAGAGTTGCTTTTAATCACTGGATTTGGCAGACCGCGAAAGAAGCATACGGAGATCGTGTGCATTTTGTGCATGGAGATGGAACAGAAATGTCATTTGAGGATGAAAGTTTTGATGAGTTGGTTGCGAACGGTTCATTTGTTGGTGATGAAAAAACTTTTGCTGAATTTCATCGTGTTTTAAAACAAGGAGGAATTTTGCGTTTGGGAACAAAAGCACAAAATGCACAAAGAGTAGTGCATGATTGGGCGTATAGACTTGGCAAAATGGGCTTTACCATGGTGGATGAATTAACTCATCGTTATAGGTATACCCATAATAAGGGAGTGATTGCCAATCTTAGAGGAACTGATTATGTCGTTTTAGTTTTTCGTAAGGAATCCTAA